DNA from Cottoperca gobio chromosome 4, fCotGob3.1, whole genome shotgun sequence:
ctgctgttttagGACCAAGCCTTTACTTCTTTCCCTCTAAtttaaaagttgtgtgtgttgtagagcAGGAGGAAACCTCTTTTTCTATTCAATCTCCTCTGTTCATCGTGTTGTGAGACTGCAAACTGAGCTAGATGTCAGAACTTTTCTTGAATTATAGCGGAAAGGAAAACATGTGAATGAGTTGCCATGGAAACTAGAATTTTAAATTATACTTTATGGAAGACATTTCTGGAGCATCTGAAAAGATCCAACGAGTAATCTGAGGAAAATCTACCgtagaaaaacaatgtttgtaaATCTGATGTTTGTTTCAAATTGAAGTTTTGTGATGTTGatgtttgataaaaaaaataaatgtgctcAAATGTTTTGGTTTACACCAATTTATTACACATTGTGACCAAGTACAAAATACAGCTGAACTATGCAGTTTATTacagaccatctgtccttaggaTAGTTAAAGTGTAGTCAAGAACAggtttaaaaatgcacaaaaataaGGGTTCAGTATACTTGTAAGAAGAACCAAATCTagttcaataaaaaataatcctcCGCCAAAAATCTAACAGCcttacaaaacattacaaagtACACACAAATTACTTTTTCTCCAAAGCACTTGAAGGCAAATTACTGTGACAGGCACAAGTTACAAAAAGCCTTAAATAACTCAAGCTCAAGGATTCTCATCGCTACAACAAAACCATCGGAAGgggtaaaaataaaatcaaccaAACCTATTTCGACACAAGCTGATGTCAATCAAGTCAGAATAGCTCATATAAATAGAAATTTATCTTGTGACAGTTTAATAGCGTACTCGAGCGCAGTGACGCCACAGTAATAATTGAATTTCATACATTGAACAATTGAGATTGGAAACAAATTTATCACACACAGTCTAATcaattacacaccaaagcattTCTTTTGATACTATGTGACCCAAGCACAGTGAGGAGAGAGATCAGGCAAAGGCTGAAGGCCACGGAgcacacactttctacatcatacaaagatatatatatgtatatatataatttattatggACAAACTCCCCAAATAACACACTATTTTGCTATCTAATCCAAACAGAACATAAGACTTTAATCTGAGTAACAGCATGAGGTCAAAGTATCTGAAGTCGGGGAGCATGTGCCAGCTCAGATGCCAACGAGATCCTCTTTCTGTCagagttttggttttacaggTCCATCGTGTATTGATTTATCTTGgatgaaatgtacaaaacacttttaatcAGGAAATAAGGCTCAATGAGACAGACCAGTTTCCAGTTTAGGTTTTAACATCCCTTCCCCATTAAGTCGATTCCTCTGGATTTATTCCCAACTCTGTGGCAGGTGATTGAACCACCACAGGTCTGCACATACGAGTCACTGAATGCATCCTTACAGCACACGGAGAAGCAATCACTATTTACAAGGAAACTGGAGTGGGACACACAAACCGCAACAGTggctacatttttttaattttctttctttttttttttatatacttgCCTCACATCATCTGAGCCGAACAGCATAGAAATCTATTGAGGTAAACAAACCAACATCTTACACAGCCAAGTAACATACTGAGTTCCCTGCCTTCCTGACTACTGTGACACTACGAGGCCCTACAGAGCCATGACTGTGGCTAAGCTGGTGGGAATGACTGAGGGAAAGGTCCTTTGGGTCAGTAGGTtgcatgttgttttttgtcttttgtttgtttgtgtttgctgcGAGCTGCAGCAGAGGCAACAAGGAGTATACACACACCTAATCAATGTTAAAGGtgctttgaatgtctgaggtTTGGAGACGATACATTCATACTGCGGTAGAGGCACAGCTGAGGGACAGATAGACATCTGTAGTGGTGGCTTCAAGGTTAGCGATCTAAGGCACTCAAATGACACTATGGCACAGCTagttaagatttaaaaaaataaagaagagtCACAAACACCACCACTCAAAGTTACACATCCAATAAAAAGGTACTGCACAAAGTCATTCACAGTTGcaacaaaaaaggaaagaaaatcagACCTGTGTTACACCCTtgtgaggagaaaagaaaaaaaagacatgagcTTCCTGTGAGAAAGATCACCGTCCTCAAACACTAGTGAGGGGAGGACTGACATTGCTACTTTCTTCTCTATGTACATTGCACACACTGACTGCAGAAGGACGCAGTGTGCTTTTGCAAAAGCCGCTGCGTCCCAAAGGGCCCCCAAAGCCACTTTAGGGTCACCTTTATAGGGAGAGATGCTGGCTATTGTGGCTTTCAGTCCGGCCCTGTTTAGACCTGACTCACATCTCCTGCAGAGGGTGGCTCATTtcaatcctctctctctttacagcTGGTTCAGTAGGCCCTCTGGACACATCAGCATCACTGCCAAGGTCACTCATCTCATCAGAGAAGGAAGCATCTAGTGgcacaaagagagggagggattgTTGAAAAAGTGTAGTTTCATGTCAACTGTGACCCTGAAGACAATCACTCTGTAACCGGAACAGAGAATGTGGCACAACAGGagcaaaaggaaaaatacagcTGGGTTTAAGCTACAATACAAATGTATCCCCACAATATTAACAGGTGAAACTAAGGATCATTACTAAAcgttaatcattttaataacgGCTTCATACCTTTTTCTTATtcaataaatcccatgaaaatACCAAAATCAGTAACTAATCTGTCAATGCTGTCCGTCTTCCCCACCCTCTGTGGCACTCAGCCCTAGTTCCAACTGAAGACTTTAACCCTTTAATAGTCCCACCCAGTGTCTTTGGTCAACAACAAAACAGTAAAGATGTCCAACGTCAGTGAAATTAGACTTACAACAATATGTATATACAAGTTTGTTATTGGACTACtaattttaaatataacaaacaTTAGTCTACTAATAGTCATATCTTCTTTTGTTAGTAACTTTAAATCTTTGTAGAACCAGATCAGACTCATCTTGTTACTACAGACAATCACCAACGTTATTGAACATTATTCTAGACACAGGAGATCAGAGTGTGGtctgttacattacattacaggtcgtTTAGCAACTTaagttaagtgccttgctcaggggacAATGGTGAATgacctggtattgaactcatgaccactaggccaccacctCCTGTACTTCTTTGTTGAGCCAAATTATCAGATGTTTTggggttattgttattatttggcTACCCGGGCAATAAAATCCAGATTTATCAGGAATTAGTGTGTTTGGGGCAGCGTGCCACAGACCGAACGCCATCAGTCTTTTcagggtttgtttgttttttgagaaTAACACCAGACTGATCCTTTAACTTCTTTTCAGCCAGTTAGTTAGGACTTAACCAGACTAATATTAAACGTAGCACAGTAAATAATAAAGGTTTACCTTTTTCCATGAGTGATGGCATCATAGAGGTCAGGTCACTGAACTGTGTCAAGAGATCAAAGAGCATTAgccaacaaaacaacactttaaCATCATTTATATCATGGTCATCGTTTCAAACATCTTCTTTCTTACCTCTCCCATGACAGCAATAGGAGTTTCTCCGGTGGCCTGAGCCACACGGTGTTCCACCAGGTAAAACATGTACTCATCATAAAGCAGGCGGATCAGGTGGAAAGAGCCAAAGCTGGCTGCACTACGCAAGGTCAGGTCTCTGATCACCATGGAGCTACAGGGAGGAAGGACAATGTATTCAATTCTGTTTGTATTGAGGAAAGTGTTAACAGCCTCACTGTTCCCGCCTCGTACCTGTAGAATGACCACTTGAGCAGGAACTGGCGTGCAGCCTTGGGGAAGCTGGGGCTGCCCTGGTGAGGCTTCAGGACCTGAGAGACCACGTTGTCGAGCCAGGTAGCCCATTGGTCCAGAGAGCTCTGCTGTTGCAGGGTAACCTTAAAGTCCTGCTCCAGGCGCTGAACCACGCTCTCGTCACACTGACACACCCATGACGCCTGCTCCTGTTAGacaccacaaacacacccaACCACATTGAgcaagaaacaacaacacacagtgaGGCGGAAGACACGGTGAGAGAGTCGACACGAGACGACAGTCTGCACCATCTGACATTTGAACATGAAGTGTTGACGTTAAATAAACAGGGAAGCTGTCAGACATGTTTACCTGGACGTTGGCAAAGTCCACCCGGTTGAGGTCAGAGAGCATCTGGTTGATCTGGGAGGTGTTCTGGAGGACGGCGCGGGCTGCTTGGGCCAGGTGGTTCAGACTTGTGTAACGTCTCAGTGTCTGGGCAAACGCACTGACCACCGCCACCTACACCACGGAGACAGCACCAGAGAATCCATCATACATCTTGATGCGTTTATGTTTTAGTATTATAACCAAATTATGTCCGACTTAAATGCAACCAGTTTGGGTTTCTAgggctctctctctgtgctgaaGTTAAGTTTAAGGCTGCACCGAATAGTTTGACGCTttattcataacgttgacatttaaattctaaatcaacattggCAGCTTTCTTTTTGCATGTCTAGTCATTGCGTTTCTGCACCGTTGTAGATACGGATTAGGCTACacaataaatctatatattCACATTGCAGTCAGAAATGAACATTGCTTAAATATGATGCTATCTCTTGCAtctacagaaacacaaataaccTTTAATGCATAGAAACAATCATAATGTTCAACATCACTGAAGAGGTGTCAGGGATGCCTCATGAGATGATTACAGGTAAAAGCTAATGTGATGATCTACTGTTGGAACTTTCTTGTTACCTTGGTGCGAATGATCTCTTGAGGAAAGTTGGTCATGGCGCTAGTCAGCCAGCCCTCCAGACTCTTGGCAAAGTTACGGATGGCTTGAGTGAGAGTGCCTGAAGAAACAGAACAGCCTGGATTACAAACTGAAAAAGCACTTATTACCGTCAAAGCTTTATTAAACACCTAATCATGACACCTGAATATTTGACTGTTGTTACCATGACATTAATAAATACTCTCAACATTGGatacaaatatgtttacatCCCTCCTCAAACAAGATTCCTTTAACTgcattaaagtaaaatacaaaatattgttttatgctTAGGCCACCTTGTTACGTTTGGCTCACAAGAGAAGTGCAAAAGAACAAAACGCTTTACTACATTAAACTATGCATAAGTAGAGTTGTGCAATATCTTCCAATACAGAAGTTAGAAGTAGAACTGGAACAGAATAAACCACAAAATCCCTTGAATGTGATGTTGGGTGTGATGTCAGTTTATAATTGAGGGTGCAAAGAGGAAACACTGGGGCACTGAGAATCAGATTGAGCTGCAGTGATATTACTTCATCAGTGTGCATTTCTCAATGAGAATTGATGCAGGAGTTTTGGGaccacagacaacacacacacgtctcaaTACAGTGTTACGTCATAGTCAACTTAATAAAATCATAATGAACACATTCTGGAAAATGGTATACAACATTCAGCTAAATATCCTTATCAGCATATTGTCACACTATTTGTGTAGTTTTCATTTTACTGAAGAAAAGGAATGAAAAGGGGATAGGTATCTCGTCACAATATTGTTGATAgctagtttaaaaacaaaaagaaaaggctaTCACAAGGAAATGAGGTGAAGTGAATCCCCCTACACAGGaacaatggagagagagagagaaaaggaaatctAGATAATGAAAAGACATCATTTGAGATTGCAAGAAGCACAGATGGAAGAAAAGTGGGAGAAATGGAAACATTCAGGTCCAAAGAAAAGACGCAGACTTCGGAAAGGACAGCTGATTTAGTTGATCAAACTGAGATAATCAATAGACTACTaaaaatgtaaacgtaaacTTTACGTTTGTTTTAAGGTCAATGGGTTTTATGTTTGTAAATGGtgaaaacatcaataaaaactcaaatgggagaaaataaatcataatgaatataaatataaatattaaatggtACTGACTAGGAACAGGACGCAACACGTCAGGGATGAGGATTTCTACCAGAGCCTGGTAGAGGATGTGGTCACAGCTCCTCATCCATAGTCTGACTGGTTCATATTTACACAGAGCCACAAGCTTCTCTCTGGGGATCACACCCTCCAGGTCATCATCactacagacagaaacacatataCCACAATTATAAAATACTGACGTCTTTCAGATAAAACTCAGCCGACGCTTTAGCTCAGACATTATTTATTAGTGGTTTCCTTTTCGACATTGAAGCTCTTCCTGTACATGTGATCTGACCTGTTGGAGAGGGTGGTATTTCCGTCACTAGATGGCGGTGTTGAATACCAAAAGGTCTGCCAGAGCTTCTCGATGTAGTGAAACTGGAGGTTCATCACCACATCCAAAGTAGCCTGCAGGAGAGCAgcgagggagggggagggagagagggtggaAGAGGGGACAAAACATACAGAGCTGAACCATGGCAACCAGACACACAACAAAGTTTCTACAGGCAGGCAAGCAGCCTCTCCTTCACTCCAGGCCCTCCTGGTTAGACAATGAGCCAGCTCAAACACAGCTCCCTGCACATTAATCATCAGGAGGATCCTAAAGGCCACGTTTAGGCTTCATCTGGAGTTtcgggttttttttttttatctccctcAGTTATTTTTTATCTCGAGTTTCCTTTACAAAGCAGATTAGTCTCATAGatttatgcatgcatttgcCTCCTTTTAGTGGCGAGGCGCTGACCTGAGCTAACCCATGTGATTTCCTCTTTCCTGTTCATATGTATGAGGCTCTTAGAAAGCAGAGTATACTGCACACAAAGTGAATAATGCAAGAGTGCAAAGGAAGCAGTGGCAAGCTGGTGATCTAAAATGATAAAAGGGCTTGTTCAAAGAAAAAGCAGTAACGTGGTTCTAAAAAGAGAGTTAACGGATAAACTCTaaacctcaacacacacatatcaaggTAAAACCTAAAAGCCAGCGCTGTGAAAGTTGTTGAGGACATTCACAATAGGAAACATCAGCCTGACTCTACATAAAGCAGAGGTCAGGCTCTTTTGTTTTTAGTCTCAAACTGTTCAGTATCTCTCCGCGCTCGAGTACGAGCGTATGATTCACACCGTGCCCAGAGattctcttctttctctatcTGGCAGGACATGCACTTGACGCTGGATCTTGTTACACAGCAGTGTGGGCTTCAATCACATGATATGTTTTTGCTTCCTCTGCAGCCGTTGCCATGGAAACCTTGTTTACAGTTGCCCCGAGCAACAGGTCAAACACAGAactccaaaacaaaaagaagaattcCCCCATCGCCTCTAAACAAGAGCGTTTTGCCGCCACAGTTTTGCGCCACATAGGAAAAACAACTTGCctcaatgaagaagaaaaaaaagtgtggaGGAGAAATAacacatgttcacatgcacGGTCACACACAGACGAGCGGCCTGCGGCAGAGATTCCTGACTCTTAACCCCTCACATctgtgcgcgcacacacacacacacacacacacacacacacacacacacacacacacacactactgtggTTTACAGTGTCATTTATTACACTCAGTTTTATTAAACACCTAATCATTTGTGCTTGAACATTAATTTAATGACACCGCTGATACGTGAATATTTGGCTGTGGTTACCATGACATTAACTAATATATTGCTGACAGTGTTAAAAACTCCTTTAACTGGGtgaaagttaaattaaaaataagacattgttTAATGCTTAAGAAGAcaattgtatttgtgttgtaacTTTAAATTGTCAATTTAAGTCTTGGCTAATGTGTTACcaggttattaaaaaaataataattaaataaaattaaaaaaaagggcagaagagaaaaaagtgaaatgcataaacattaaacacacagaggcaaTCAGAGCTGTGAGAGTGACAGAAATGCGCTGGCAGACAAAGACAGGAGCCCATGTGCCTGTCCACAGACAAGGCAACACAAAGGCCCAAGGGGAGGCCACCACAAAGACACCAAGATGTCCACACAGCGCGCTGAAAGGTTAATTGGCATGTCTTGAAAGCTGCACAGAGATGAAAAGACGGCTGGAACAAAGGGAGCGTGGTGAGGCTGGACAAGGGGAGGGCAGGGATAATATGATAAAGCCAGAGCTTCACTGCTTTAATCACAGCCTCTCTCCTGCCTGTAAAGCCCCCAaatttttatgtttaatataattTCTACTCTTCTCCCTACTCTGCTTTTTATCCTGGAGGGTTATTCTTCCGCCTACTGAAATCCATTGCCCTACCAAGAGACTATGAATTATGTACTGCAACCTGTGACATGTCATTACACCATACTCTGTTTCTTCATCTTGCTAAGACAGTTTCAAAGATGTTTCTTTCAAAGCTGAACACCTGTTGACTGCTGTAGTTTGCTTTCATTGCGCGTCCTGTTTCAGGATGTGTATCAGCACTAAACCAATTCATGATTCATAGATTCTTCTTATTGTCAAGAAATCTCATGAAAGgtccaaaaccaacaatgtttACAATACTTTTTGAGCAGCAGAttactttactttctttaaaaatagaTCACAAATATAAAGTTAGATATTTtacaaaaggtttaaaaatgtttttgatcagcggggcactgtagttttacacaaaacagtgcatttgttggggactattttcggCAGCAAATTGAtgcacatttggtgctctagcaGGATCATCTCAAAAATGAATTCAGTGTCAGCGATCCTTGAAATGAACatgtgacatcacttgaggcaattAGACTTCTCACAAAAGGCTTTATGCTACTTTTTTCACATTTGCAGTTATACACCCAcagacctgtaaacagactttgatatGTAAAATCGGAGGAGTTCCCCTCTAAAACTGTTCCAGTTATATTCACATGTCAAAGTAGCCTCAGTCACAAACATATTCATCGAGCTGTACCTCGCAGTGGTCTCTGTAGAGTGTCTGCAGCTTCTTGATATCATTCATGTTGATGCGCTCAGGCAGAGGCTGGGTGCCCAAGTCAGgagagggaaatgtaggcaaGGTGTGGGACGTATCTGCATAAAGTAAACAGGTGTCACTCAtatttttctcacacacacacacacacacacacacacacacacacacacacacacacacacacacacacacacacacacacacacacacacacacacacacacacacacacacacacacacacacacacacacacacacacacacacacacacacacacacacacacacaccttacctATGTACTGCTGGTGGTGTTGGCTCTGCGCAGCCACTGACTGCTCTGGAGTGCTGTTACAGTGCTGAGAGCTCCCACACAGGCTGTCAGACATACCGTCCACCTTCTGTAGAGGTTTGAACCTATACACACAGTAGAAGATAGGACATGTGTGTTAGATGGCTTTTGAAGGCCTGAGAAAGCAGGAGTAACAAAGAATGTGCCGTTGACAGCTGGGACTATGCAGGGGTTTTTATTCCAATGAAAAACTACACAGAAACCTTACAGGTCGGCACAccttcaacaaaaaaaagaagctaaattAGTGAAATACAAGGAGTTTGTTTAAAAGGAAAATTACAGTTTcaacattgttttggtttactgTTGTGATTCTTCCCAAGTGtaattttttttgcttttgagaTGTTTGCTTCAGATTTGTGGGCGTGTCTGGGGTGAAAACCAATAACTAGTGTGCACAGTGAAACGCAACGCAGCATTGccctacatacagtacacagcaAAACTACTGAAGAAGCCGTTTTTCTCTGCCCTCATATACCCTTCCACCcaaatgtgtgcatatatgcaGGTTTTTTTAACACCTGAAAACCCTCTAAGGCGATAGACTCCTTTACCAGCCAGTAGACCAGTATGCCTTTGAGGGTTTTTTTATCGTGTTACTATCAATGTCACAGATACGGCAGAATGCAGGAGGTTGTGATTGTTGAAACATTGGAAAGACTAACAGAGACgttttgatgagttttattttgtttccgtTTGAATTAAGTGTTATACGATGATCAGCTGTTACTGTTGTTTGACTGGAGTTTGGTGGCTTTTAGGAGAGCTtagttgtatgttttgtatgttaatAAATTACAATAAGTGTTCAAATCACTGTTCATTTGatttataatatattcactTCAACGCGCATTACATAGCATCGTCCCAGAAAAAGGGCAGAAACTTTGCGTATCCACCCAGATGTCATGTTTCCAACACTGCCGATCGGACTGGAGCCAATAAAACCCATGAGTCATTTATGAATGAACGCcgattgtaacctttcccactAAAGACAAATGCCAGATGTTAGAGGGTTTTTAGTCCGGTTTTTTTGTTAGCTAAAGTTCAAGTCTGTTTCAGCTCTGAGACGTGTGGTCAGAAGTGTGCTTTGTTGCACCTGTAGCCACGTCCAACAGTGATGTAATGGTGTACCGACACACAATGGAGTATACTTCTTCATCACTGCAGCAAGAAGAGAAGCTTAAACACTGAGGTCAGCAAAAACTAGATTTCAAGTTACTCTTTAAACATACATTAAAACCTTCACTCCCAATATTCTATGAGAATTGGTCAGAAAGAACATAAAGAAGTGCACATATTAACGATATAATAGCTGCTACTGGTAGCAACAAGTCATTGAATGATCTCGGTTTCCATAATAAAACCTGAATACATTGTGGCAGCACTGAAGGCAACCCTCACATGGTAAATGTCATCAAAAGTTCAATTTGCTTAAAATGtgatgttcatttaaaaaaaagactgaaaataaattgttgcTATGGTACAAAATAACCAACAAAATGGCATAGAATGAAGGGAAAATTCCTGGAAGtgaaaaatggaaagaaaaaggaCGAAGAAAGATAAAAATGGCAGACAGTGCTGACCTCTGTTTCTGGTGGACAGGCTGCTGCCTCATGGCCATGTACTGGGTGTCTTCCTGCAGCCGGTTGAGCGGAGAGTCTGGCTTCACCCGGATGCCATAGTAATGATACTTAGAGTTGCCTCTGGTAGTTTCATGAGAGAAAAGCCAGAAACCAGTGAGGAGGATAAGACTTGTCACCAGTATAATCACTATCATTATCCCCGGCCATCAGAAAGTCTCCAATGCCTATAAGCATCATCATACTCGTCACATGTTTGATTGTATATGATTATGATTAATGATTATATAATTACTGTTATCAGTATGTTCTGCATCGGCAACAACCTCTTCCTGTTAGTACCTGGTGCCGAGGCGGCGTGTCCTCAGGCCCATGAAGACCGAGCGGATGAGCTTGCCGAAGGAGGCTGCGTTGACCGGATCCAGTTTCTGTTCCTGACAGTGCCTTAAGTAATGGTTATACAGGGAGCACCGGGGCAGGCTCACTCCCTCCGCTGTCTCATAGTTATCCAGCAGCCACTGCagctaaaaacacacagaagacacagtTGCACATTCAGTGATCCCGAGTGGACAAACTCTGCTCTGTCACCTGGCCAGAAATGAAGAGTAGCAGTGCATCTTATTAGCACATCAAAAgacagata
Protein-coding regions in this window:
- the rfx2 gene encoding DNA-binding protein RFX2 isoform X2; amino-acid sequence: MLCTLSPSGKLSGGSAFGSKEAVQSHCMQSSEGGSDTTTSVAALRTSSSAQAPVVQPVPASQQRVLVQATGSAQKGGQVQQLSVPRVQQLSQQVQQVQHVYPSQVQYVGESGDTVYTNGTIRTAYSYNPEAQLYGQSSGGTYFDSQAGGAHVTTVVSSASGGVPPHGMVGIAMDVGSSHIISSGSTYLIHGGSMEGSRNHISHSSRSSSAMLQWLLDNYETAEGVSLPRCSLYNHYLRHCQEQKLDPVNAASFGKLIRSVFMGLRTRRLGTRGNSKYHYYGIRVKPDSPLNRLQEDTQYMAMRQQPVHQKQRFKPLQKVDGMSDSLCGSSQHCNSTPEQSVAAQSQHHQQYIDTSHTLPTFPSPDLGTQPLPERINMNDIKKLQTLYRDHCEATLDVVMNLQFHYIEKLWQTFWYSTPPSSDGNTTLSNSDDDLEGVIPREKLVALCKYEPVRLWMRSCDHILYQALVEILIPDVLRPVPSTLTQAIRNFAKSLEGWLTSAMTNFPQEIIRTKVAVVSAFAQTLRRYTSLNHLAQAARAVLQNTSQINQMLSDLNRVDFANVQEQASWVCQCDESVVQRLEQDFKVTLQQQSSLDQWATWLDNVVSQVLKPHQGSPSFPKAARQFLLKWSFYSSMVIRDLTLRSAASFGSFHLIRLLYDEYMFYLVEHRVAQATGETPIAVMGEFSDLTSMMPSLMEKDASFSDEMSDLGSDADVSRGPTEPAVKRERIEMSHPLQEM
- the rfx2 gene encoding DNA-binding protein RFX2 isoform X5, with the protein product MQSSEGGSDTTTSVAALRTSSSAQAPVVQPVPASQQVQQVQHVYPSQVQYVGESGDTVYTNGTIRTAYSYNPEAQLYGQSSGGTYFDSQAGGAHVTTVVSSASGGVPPHGMVGIAMDVGSSHIISSGSTYLIHGGSMEGSRNHISHSSRSSSAMLEMAIENLQKSEGIASHKSSLLNSHLQWLLDNYETAEGVSLPRCSLYNHYLRHCQEQKLDPVNAASFGKLIRSVFMGLRTRRLGTRGNSKYHYYGIRVKPDSPLNRLQEDTQYMAMRQQPVHQKQRFKPLQKVDGMSDSLCGSSQHCNSTPEQSVAAQSQHHQQYIDTSHTLPTFPSPDLGTQPLPERINMNDIKKLQTLYRDHCEATLDVVMNLQFHYIEKLWQTFWYSTPPSSDGNTTLSNSDDDLEGVIPREKLVALCKYEPVRLWMRSCDHILYQALVEILIPDVLRPVPSTLTQAIRNFAKSLEGWLTSAMTNFPQEIIRTKVAVVSAFAQTLRRYTSLNHLAQAARAVLQNTSQINQMLSDLNRVDFANVQEQASWVCQCDESVVQRLEQDFKVTLQQQSSLDQWATWLDNVVSQVLKPHQGSPSFPKAARQFLLKWSFYSSMVIRDLTLRSAASFGSFHLIRLLYDEYMFYLVEHRVAQATGETPIAVMGEFSDLTSMMPSLMEKDASFSDEMSDLGSDADVSRGPTEPAVKRERIEMSHPLQEM
- the rfx2 gene encoding DNA-binding protein RFX2 isoform X4; this translates as MLCTLSPSGKLSGGSAFGSKEAVQSHCMQSSEGGSDTTTSVAALRTSSSAQAPVVQPVPASQQVQQVQHVYPSQVQYVGESGDTVYTNGTIRTAYSYNPEAQLYGQSSGGTYFDSQAGGAHVTTVVSSASGGVPPHGMVGIAMDVGSSHIISSGSTYLIHGGSMEGSRNHISHSSRSSSAMLEMAIENLQKSEGIASHKSSLLNSHLQWLLDNYETAEGVSLPRCSLYNHYLRHCQEQKLDPVNAASFGKLIRSVFMGLRTRRLGTRGNSKYHYYGIRVKPDSPLNRLQEDTQYMAMRQQPVHQKQRFKPLQKVDGMSDSLCGSSQHCNSTPEQSVAAQSQHHQQYIDTSHTLPTFPSPDLGTQPLPERINMNDIKKLQTLYRDHCEATLDVVMNLQFHYIEKLWQTFWYSTPPSSDGNTTLSNSDDDLEGVIPREKLVALCKYEPVRLWMRSCDHILYQALVEILIPDVLRPVPSTLTQAIRNFAKSLEGWLTSAMTNFPQEIIRTKVAVVSAFAQTLRRYTSLNHLAQAARAVLQNTSQINQMLSDLNRVDFANVQEQASWVCQCDESVVQRLEQDFKVTLQQQSSLDQWATWLDNVVSQVLKPHQGSPSFPKAARQFLLKWSFYSSMVIRDLTLRSAASFGSFHLIRLLYDEYMFYLVEHRVAQATGETPIAVMGEFSDLTSMMPSLMEKDASFSDEMSDLGSDADVSRGPTEPAVKRERIEMSHPLQEM
- the rfx2 gene encoding DNA-binding protein RFX2 isoform X3, with product MQSSEGGSDTTTSVAALRTSSSAQAPVVQPVPASQQRVLVQATGSAQKGGQVQQLSVPRVQQLSQQVQQVQHVYPSQVQYVGESGDTVYTNGTIRTAYSYNPEAQLYGQSSGGTYFDSQAGGAHVTTVVSSASGGVPPHGMVGIAMDVGSSHIISSGSTYLIHGGSMEGSRNHISHSSRSSSAMLEMAIENLQKSEGIASHKSSLLNSHLQWLLDNYETAEGVSLPRCSLYNHYLRHCQEQKLDPVNAASFGKLIRSVFMGLRTRRLGTRGNSKYHYYGIRVKPDSPLNRLQEDTQYMAMRQQPVHQKQRFKPLQKVDGMSDSLCGSSQHCNSTPEQSVAAQSQHHQQYIDTSHTLPTFPSPDLGTQPLPERINMNDIKKLQTLYRDHCEATLDVVMNLQFHYIEKLWQTFWYSTPPSSDGNTTLSNSDDDLEGVIPREKLVALCKYEPVRLWMRSCDHILYQALVEILIPDVLRPVPSTLTQAIRNFAKSLEGWLTSAMTNFPQEIIRTKVAVVSAFAQTLRRYTSLNHLAQAARAVLQNTSQINQMLSDLNRVDFANVQEQASWVCQCDESVVQRLEQDFKVTLQQQSSLDQWATWLDNVVSQVLKPHQGSPSFPKAARQFLLKWSFYSSMVIRDLTLRSAASFGSFHLIRLLYDEYMFYLVEHRVAQATGETPIAVMGEFSDLTSMMPSLMEKDASFSDEMSDLGSDADVSRGPTEPAVKRERIEMSHPLQEM
- the rfx2 gene encoding DNA-binding protein RFX2 isoform X1; the protein is MLCTLSPSGKLSGGSAFGSKEAVQSHCMQSSEGGSDTTTSVAALRTSSSAQAPVVQPVPASQQRVLVQATGSAQKGGQVQQLSVPRVQQLSQQVQQVQHVYPSQVQYVGESGDTVYTNGTIRTAYSYNPEAQLYGQSSGGTYFDSQAGGAHVTTVVSSASGGVPPHGMVGIAMDVGSSHIISSGSTYLIHGGSMEGSRNHISHSSRSSSAMLEMAIENLQKSEGIASHKSSLLNSHLQWLLDNYETAEGVSLPRCSLYNHYLRHCQEQKLDPVNAASFGKLIRSVFMGLRTRRLGTRGNSKYHYYGIRVKPDSPLNRLQEDTQYMAMRQQPVHQKQRFKPLQKVDGMSDSLCGSSQHCNSTPEQSVAAQSQHHQQYIDTSHTLPTFPSPDLGTQPLPERINMNDIKKLQTLYRDHCEATLDVVMNLQFHYIEKLWQTFWYSTPPSSDGNTTLSNSDDDLEGVIPREKLVALCKYEPVRLWMRSCDHILYQALVEILIPDVLRPVPSTLTQAIRNFAKSLEGWLTSAMTNFPQEIIRTKVAVVSAFAQTLRRYTSLNHLAQAARAVLQNTSQINQMLSDLNRVDFANVQEQASWVCQCDESVVQRLEQDFKVTLQQQSSLDQWATWLDNVVSQVLKPHQGSPSFPKAARQFLLKWSFYSSMVIRDLTLRSAASFGSFHLIRLLYDEYMFYLVEHRVAQATGETPIAVMGEFSDLTSMMPSLMEKDASFSDEMSDLGSDADVSRGPTEPAVKRERIEMSHPLQEM